Proteins encoded together in one Triticum dicoccoides isolate Atlit2015 ecotype Zavitan chromosome 7B, WEW_v2.0, whole genome shotgun sequence window:
- the LOC119341601 gene encoding transcription factor HEC2-like: MDNMTHNSSSSSSWDLDMSLGSHHHPLLFDHPTPTPPAPPPPPLSFHLHPPPPPPPHQHHQHHQQHQLAIDPSPSSSLFPPPPHHHPHHLHHLDLAVDPHRHHHDYQRDQHPDEMQQRPPPAMEEGSQQLHHQDAVDEAEEELGAMKEMMYRIAAMQPVDIDPATIKKPRRRNVRISEDPQSVAARHRRERISERIRILQRLVPGGTKMDTASMLDEAIRYIKFLKRQVQDLQHQPAPPQQQHYPGGGGTGGAGPSSTAAVAGRPAFLPLSAGSLIDWAGLTRQVDIHGPTSSSSSSSMGGALGFGFSTGGQSSHGMH, encoded by the coding sequence ATGGACAATATGACCCACAActcgagcagcagcagctcctgGGACTTGGACATGAGCCTCGGTAGCCACCACCACCCTCTGCTCTTCGACCACCCCACCCCAACTCCGCcggcgccaccgccaccgccattaTCCTTCCAcctccaccctcctcctcctccaccacctcatcaacaccATCAGCACCACCAGCAGCACCAGCTAGCCATAGATccctccccttcttcctccctcttCCCTCCTCCACCTCACCACCACCCCCACCATCTCCACCACCTCGACTTGGCCGTCGACCCCCACCGACATCACCATGACTACCAACGTGACCAGCACCCGGACGAGATGCAGCAGCGGCCGCCGCCAGCGATGGAGGAGGGCTCGCAGCAGCTTCATCACCAGGACGCGgttgacgaggcggaggaggagctggGTGCGATGAAAGAGATGATGTACCGGATCGCCGCTATGCAGCCGGTGGACATCGACCCGGCCACCATCAAAAAGCCGCGCCGCCGCAACGTCCGCATCAGCGAGGACCCGCAGAGCGTCGCTGCCCGTCACCGCCGCGAGCGGATCAGCGAGCGCATCCGCATCCTCCAGCGCCTCGTGCCTGGGGGCACCAAGATGGACACGGCATCGATGCTCGACGAGGCCATCAGatacatcaagttcctcaagcgcCAGGTCCAAGACCTCCAGCACCAGCCTGCGCCGCCGCAACAACAGCACTATCCCGGCGGAGGCGGCACCGGCGGCGCTGGTCCGAGCAGTACCGCCGCCGTGGCCGGGCGGCCGGCTTTCTTGCCGCTGAGCGCCGGATCCCTGATCGACTGGGCTGGGCTGACGAGGCAGGTGGATATCCACGGGCCAACGTCGTCGTCTTCCTCGTCGTCGATGGGCGGCGCGCTAGGTTTCGGATTCAGCACGGGCGGTCAAAGCAGCCACGGAATGCACTGA